One window of the Pieris brassicae chromosome 2, ilPieBrab1.1, whole genome shotgun sequence genome contains the following:
- the LOC123720484 gene encoding prostamide/prostaglandin F synthase-like isoform X3, with protein MALDLTNIGAMKVVSLPGGETLELKNFWQDQNVAIVFFRRWGCIFCRLWAKELDDIARVLKNNNIRFIGVGVEEAGSKEFIDGKYFDGELYYAQDRSIYQKLGFKRFNVVTILTSLLWKQSREAIAKGNKMGLGGDTKGDWVQTGGMLLIEKGGKLINHFKQNGPSDHLSNEEILKCFGLEHEYNAETMANKKREDMECSRDSK; from the exons ATGGCTCTTGATTTAACCAATATAGGTGCTATGAAAGTTGTTAGTTTGCCCGGCGGAGAG acaTTGGAATTGAAAAATTTCTGGCAAGATCAAAATGTGGCCATAGTTTTCTTTCGGCGTTGGGGATGTATTTTCTGTCGGCTTTGGGCTAAAGAG CTTGATGATATTGCACGGGTTCTCAAGAATAACAACATACGTTTCATCGGTGTGGGTGTCGAGGAAGCGGGTTCCAAAGAATTTATCGACGGAAAGTATTTCGATGGCG aaCTCTACTATGCTCAAGATCGCTCAATTTACCAGAAACTAGGATTCAAGAGATTCAACGTGGTGACAATTCTCACTTCGTTGCTATGGAAACAGTCAAGGGAGGCCATCGCTAAAGGAAATAAGATGG gtcTAGGTGGGGATACGAAAGGAGATTGGGTGCAAACAGGTGGGATGTTGTTGATCGAAAAGGGCGGGAAGTTGATAAACCATTTCAAACAGAATGGTCCGAGCGATCATTTGTCAAATGAAGAAATTTTAAAG tGTTTTGGCTTAGAGCATGAATACAATGCCGAGACTATGGCCAATAAGAAACGCGAAGACATGGAATGCAGC aGGGATTCCAAGTAA
- the LOC123720484 gene encoding prostamide/prostaglandin F synthase-like isoform X1 yields the protein MALDLTNIGAMKVVSLPGGETLELKNFWQDQNVAIVFFRRWGCIFCRLWAKELDDIARVLKNNNIRFIGVGVEEAGSKEFIDGKYFDGELYYAQDRSIYQKLGFKRFNVVTILTSLLWKQSREAIAKGNKMGLGGDTKGDWVQTGGMLLIEKGGKLINHFKQNGPSDHLSNEEILKCFGLEHEYNAETMANKKREDMECSKRNPKPWLQCLAECPLAPIHMIWAERRCKSSQV from the exons ATGGCTCTTGATTTAACCAATATAGGTGCTATGAAAGTTGTTAGTTTGCCCGGCGGAGAG acaTTGGAATTGAAAAATTTCTGGCAAGATCAAAATGTGGCCATAGTTTTCTTTCGGCGTTGGGGATGTATTTTCTGTCGGCTTTGGGCTAAAGAG CTTGATGATATTGCACGGGTTCTCAAGAATAACAACATACGTTTCATCGGTGTGGGTGTCGAGGAAGCGGGTTCCAAAGAATTTATCGACGGAAAGTATTTCGATGGCG aaCTCTACTATGCTCAAGATCGCTCAATTTACCAGAAACTAGGATTCAAGAGATTCAACGTGGTGACAATTCTCACTTCGTTGCTATGGAAACAGTCAAGGGAGGCCATCGCTAAAGGAAATAAGATGG gtcTAGGTGGGGATACGAAAGGAGATTGGGTGCAAACAGGTGGGATGTTGTTGATCGAAAAGGGCGGGAAGTTGATAAACCATTTCAAACAGAATGGTCCGAGCGATCATTTGTCAAATGAAGAAATTTTAAAG tGTTTTGGCTTAGAGCATGAATACAATGCCGAGACTATGGCCAATAAGAAACGCGAAGACATGGAATGCAGC AAGCGAAATCCTAAACCCTGGCTTCAGTGCCTTGCTGAATGTCCTTTAGCTCCCATACATATGATATGGGCTGAAAGAAGATGTAAAAGTAGTCAAGTTTAG
- the LOC123720349 gene encoding ommochrome-binding protein-like produces the protein MKTFFIFLTLLGYSISKRVSCHACLNTVCYRRDRIVQGIKFSGQLAIDRSSNILYFHYQNRSDDYTAAFDLYNVRLKTIKRGFSFGFALDQTTKDLYMTDEQGLYRYNQEKNISELFGLKDKTIWQLQYEKKLFYSEFCKKGIFTYENKKSKLIPGTEYEVDDFIVDKMGDIYFMHNFSIYALKNGAKGAELFEDEIYYLTTDRNGDAYFIQPFTRAIYKMDYKYDKRILKELGAFSRGYAFIVVFDGDNDIIYYDGSDKKLYYLSQTANRCTVTAKKVGKNLNMVISMAPDGD, from the coding sequence ATGAAAACTTTCTTCATATTTCTTACATTGTTAGGATATTCGATTTCGAAACGTGTGTCATGCCATGCATGCCTGAACACGGTGTGCTACAGACGCGACAGAATAGTTCAAGGAATTAAATTTTCCGGACAACTAGCCATCGATCGATcctcaaatattttatactttcacTATCAGAACCGCTCGGACGACTATACAGCTGCATTCGATCTATACAACGTCAGgctaaaaacaataaaacgcGGTTTCAGTTTTGGATTCGCACTAGATCAAACGACAAAAGATTTGTATATGACAGATGAGCAAGGCCTATACAGATACAaccaagaaaaaaatatctcggAACTCTTTGGTCTCAAGGATAAAACAATATGGCAGCTGCAATACGaaaagaaacttttttattcagAATTCTGTAAAAAGGGAATCTTCACTTacgaaaacaaaaaatctaaattaattccAGGTACAGAATACGAAGTAGATGATTTCATTGTAGATAAAATGggtgatatatattttatgcataatttttcaatttatgcACTTAAAAATGGCGCGAAAGGTGCAGAACTATTTGaagatgaaatatattatttgacaaCAGACAGAAATGGCGATGCTTACTTCATACAACCTTTTACGAGAGCAATCTACAAAATggattataaatatgataagaGAATTTTAAAGGAACTAGGAGCATTCAGCAGGGGGTACgcttttattgttgtttttgaCGGTGATAacgatataatttattatgatggttcagataaaaaattgtattatttatctcAAACAGCTAATAGATGTACAGTAACAGCTAAAAAGgttggaaaaaatttaaacatggTAATATCTATGGCTCCCGACGGCGACTAA
- the LOC123720484 gene encoding prostamide/prostaglandin F synthase-like isoform X2, with amino-acid sequence MALDLTNIGAMKVVSLPGGETLELKNFWQDQNVAIVFFRRWGCIFCRLWAKELDDIARVLKNNNIRFIGVGVEEAGSKEFIDGKYFDGELYYAQDRSIYQKLGFKRFNVVTILTSLLWKQSREAIAKGNKMGLENDLIGDGLQNGGILLMKKGGKLICHFAQFAPSERLSNLEICKCFGLEHEYNAETMANKKREDMECSKRNPKPWLQCLAECPLAPIHMIWAERRCKSSQV; translated from the exons ATGGCTCTTGATTTAACCAATATAGGTGCTATGAAAGTTGTTAGTTTGCCCGGCGGAGAG acaTTGGAATTGAAAAATTTCTGGCAAGATCAAAATGTGGCCATAGTTTTCTTTCGGCGTTGGGGATGTATTTTCTGTCGGCTTTGGGCTAAAGAG CTTGATGATATTGCACGGGTTCTCAAGAATAACAACATACGTTTCATCGGTGTGGGTGTCGAGGAAGCGGGTTCCAAAGAATTTATCGACGGAAAGTATTTCGATGGCG aaCTCTACTATGCTCAAGATCGCTCAATTTACCAGAAACTAGGATTCAAGAGATTCAACGTGGTGACAATTCTCACTTCGTTGCTATGGAAACAGTCAAGGGAGGCCATCGCTAAAGGAAATAAGATGG GTCTAGAAAATGATCTCATTGGAGACGGTTTACAAAATGGCGGAATTCTATTGATGAAAAAGGGCGGGAAGCTCATCTGTCATTTTGCGCAATTTGCGCCAAGTGAGCGCTTATCAAATTTGGAAATTTGcaag tGTTTTGGCTTAGAGCATGAATACAATGCCGAGACTATGGCCAATAAGAAACGCGAAGACATGGAATGCAGC AAGCGAAATCCTAAACCCTGGCTTCAGTGCCTTGCTGAATGTCCTTTAGCTCCCATACATATGATATGGGCTGAAAGAAGATGTAAAAGTAGTCAAGTTTAG